The sequence aagccatgAAAGTTGAAACCTGATCCTACTTAACGCCTGAAATCAGCCGCTCAGTCTCTCTCCCGTGTCTGTGGCAGCAAGCTGGTTCCCACGTGCTCTCTTCACCAGTTGACGCATTATTTGAGTAAGTTGTGAttatgttttatagttattaataGCTTGTTTAGGCTTACCCGGCTAAAGCaatatttgatttgtttgtaaCCAAGTGTTGTAGCTCTTCCTGATGTGTGTTTAGTCTTAAAATCATCATCAACATCACCTTTAACTGTGACAGTCAAGTGCTGTGAAGgaaataattaattaaaccgCTCTCATCGTGGGTCCCCGTACTTTGACTGGTATGACAAGGCAGAGGCACTTTAGGCAACTCTCCAACTAAGTTCAATTACAGTCTAGTTTATACACTGATCTTAAAGCTACATGATACTTGAAAGAAAAATCCAAAAAGCCAGCACGGACTATAAATGATCAAAACTACAAACATCACATCTTATATTACAATAGATATGCTTTACTCTATTACAATTAACTGGTTTGGGCAGGGATGCAAAAGAGAACCGTTCTGATCACTTGATAATCTAATCTGGAAACAAATTGAAATATCAAAGCTGCATGCAACAAAAATACAAACAGCTGTAGGTAGTGGAAATAGATATTTACTTACCATATAATTCTGATAGGCATGGTCAAACATCTCAACCACTTGGTTCCTTTAGGGAGGgggaaaacacaaacaaaagtcAGCATTGTTCAATTGTTTTCAgtgtgaaaatgtattttttgctCATGGGAACTGTCTGATTTCTCTCAACTCACCTCAAGCGGCTTTTCTCCTCTCGTGACATGCTCTCTCCGAGGCTGCATAATGCTCCAAGCAGCATCAATGAGAACAGTACAGCCGGCATTGTGGTAGGCGGCAAGATCGCAGCAATATGCATAAACTACCGCTCTCAGTCAGACCCAGAGCAAATACCTAGTCATAACCACTGCCCTAACCAAACACCCGAAACTAACCAGTGTTATACCTCTGAGATCATTTTAAAGCACGTTTGGCTTTGCCTAAGATATACCACTTAATCATCTACAGGCACAGAAAGCTTCACAGAGTAATGCTAGTAGGTTGCTGAATCTTGGCCACTGACACAGCGTCCTTGTTTATCAGCGAACATCGAAAACAGCAATATTATTCCTATTGTGACTATGTATGAAGTGCACTTAAACTGCAATTAAATAGGAATGTTATTTCAAGTAACCGGATATCGAGGTGTGATTGACAGAGATGTACCAGACATGAGGATTAGTGCAAAGTTGCTGTGCGCAGGTTGGTGAGTTATACCTGCTTATTTCTCCAAAGTGTCAGGTGTGACACGTTGACATAACCACGTTTCATGTAACTCTCACCTAAAGCAAACCGGTTATCCCAAGTTAACCCTGCAATGTAAACATGACAATAATATTATTTCCTAGATGTAGTCTTATAGCAACAGCGATGAAGGAAACAATGCCGTTAACACGACACACCTTATCTAAGACTCACTGTAAACCAAAGAAAGCACAGCACACCAACCCTTATGTTGTTTGTGTTGAAAACCCCACTCGTTTACAACACAATAAATTAATATACAAGTCAAACCAATAACCCATTTGGAAACGACTTGTTCATACCAGTTCCTGTTATCACTCTGGTGTGTCAAACCTTTTTTAGATATTATAAGTTAATGATGTCCTCCTCTTTGACAGTTATCTTCAGGTTATCGTTGTCAGGGTTTAAttagcctgttagcctgttagccAGCCGCGCTATAACTAGCCGATCTCGCGATAACGGACAGATCGATAACGCGAGAAAAATCCACAAAAAACGCGTCCATTGTAGAGCAACGCACCTGTGcgatctgttttttctgtaccTCTGTTTAAAAGTGTAATAATTCCGCCGTAAGAAGCTGttacgccaagctagcttgtctaAAAAAACGGATGACGATTAAACGTCAACAACATCCGCTTCCTGGATCTTTGTGGCATGGAATACGCCCTGAGTTTAGTTTTTCAGGCAAACATTCCTCGCAGGCTGAGAAACATATCGCCCCGCCTTCGATGGGATATTGCACTCGTAACTTTAGATTTGACTGTAGTCATTCAACTAAACACATATAACTTTAAAAACAAGATGTGTGTTAGGATTCGAATTTTTTTGTAAGAGGTTTGATAATTTACCTGAAagtctacatttgggaaaatcAATAATAACCTATTCTCCCTTGTGTtgcctttttttacatttatcatgccatattatttttgaacacttggtgCCGGGGGTTAGCTGCACAGGGTGTATAAACAGGACCACAGGTGACAGGGAGAGAGAGCGCATAGTCGCTCTGACAATTCCAAAACACTGACTGGAGGATTCATCCGTGGTATTGTACAACTCTGAATGAAATAAATGCTAAACTGCATTCAAAGACAGGAAATCATCTGTTATGTGTCTGGATAACTCTAACCTGTGTCGTAATGGCAAACGGAATTCATTGCCATGACAATCAGCGtcttatatttttaaatgtgtaagGCTACTACACTTGTTTCCCTTTCAACGCACTGTACCTGAAAGATATTGCTTCATAATGTGGGATTCACATGCTCATTTCGATCAGCTTCAGTGTCATTTCTTCAGAAAACATTTTTTAGTGCAGATGTAGAATTATAGATAGGCTACTACGTCATGTTGGCCtattttataataataacaacattaTACCATAATCACTattgttttaaatcaataaaacaacTATTGATGTTTTTAGCAGCTTGTTTTTACACACCACAAAAAAAGGCTATTTGGATTTCATCACGATTAAAATAGAAGACGTCCTTTTTAAGTTTGTATAGGTAAGGTCTATCATCTTAAAATATACTAACAAGAAGCAAGCGTCCATGTTTtgtaaattaaataataaaatcgAACCGAGAATGGAAACTATTGATTAAATATGAGTTTTAAGTTGTTTTTTTAACTCGTAGGCTACTTGTTTTGTCATGTTTATTGTATTCATCAACTACATCTCCCATGAAGCTTTGCGGCGTCACCTGACGCTCAGCTGCCTTAACATCCGCGTGACACAAGACTGTGCACAAGACGCACAGAAGGGAAATCACGAACAGGTAAGCATGAgctgaaatgttattttaatttaatactTGACTTCAGTGTATTTGGATTTCCTCTTCATAATCGCTGTTGGCATGTATGTATAGTCAGGGCCGGTCCTTAGCATTGGTGTTATAAAAGtttgcctagggcgccagatctggggatgGGGCactgcgctggcagctctgggagggggaACAACATTtgtgaccgttggtgctcatcttaattgttggccttgatgtaacaacattcataattaagtaaatgtaacacccttttcaccccgtttacacttttaatttgccctgtacgaagccaaagtgcgagtgagcgtgggaaCGAGTGCGAGTGAACGAGGGAACGAGGTACCGGTTATTAGCACCTGGTGCTAATTGCGCTAACAGATATAAGAATAATATGTTTCTACAACAAAGGTGGAGGGGAGCTCTCTCCTGGCAGACTTAAATATGCGTTTTAACAACAATACAGTGGTTCCACTTGGAAACATGACCATttagattttcttttcttttgtatCTATTTTGTTAGTGTATGGCAATCATGGCCTCTTCTTCTGAAAAACTGCTGACAGGTCTGGTTGCAGCTACGTTTACTCCACTTACCGAAGAAGGGTGAGTAGCCTTTATGAATCACTTCAATTTGTTCCATTAATCCATCTcataaatgttatatttgtttTGCGCGAAAGTGTAGATTATTGCACAGTCCTGTAAATCTGGAGCATcgttttttttctgttttgacACATTTTTAGAACAATATTTCCACATTTTCCCAAAACAGTGAAATCAACATAAAAGAGATCGGACCTTATGTTGACTACTTGACAGAGAGACAAGGTGTTACAAAGATATTTGGTAAGTTTACAAGTGTAATTTTCCTTTTATTATTTGTAAATATATCTGTTGCAATCGGAATCAAATGCATAGTGTTACATGATTTATGTTTCACCTTGTTGGTTTGTATACATGTACATTTTGTTGGTCCTGTGTTAACCGTGTTATCCCTCCTTTCGGATTGAAAAGAAATACCCAACTTCCGTTAGGTgttagcagaggtgggagaagtacatcttgtacttgactaaaagtagaagaacCAGAAGTGTAGGAAAACTCGAAAAAGTcctacattcaaaatgttacttaagtataattacaaaagtataagcatcaaaatatacttaaagtaccatgaGTAAAAGTACTTTTTACCAAAATGGCTTTGTTTCAGAATAATGTATATCATATGTTTTAATAATAAATATTGATTCATTaatgtgttatcaaagctggtaaaggtggagctagtttgaatgactttgtatactgcagggtagatttagaatttactccaggtgtagctaaagtctgatttaattgTTTATATTTTACATTATCAATCCAAATCAGAAAAGTAactaactaaaggtattaaatacatttagtggattaaaagtacacgatttacctctgaattgtagtggggtagaagtacaaagtagcaaaaaatggaaatactcaagtaaagtagacTTACCTCAACATTTTACTTAATTATAGTATAAGTatttagttactttccacctcTGGTTGTTAGTTTGATTATATTTGCTCAGACAGCAATACAAAAAATCAGTTTTCAACACACTGTAACTGACACATATTGCTTCATAGTGAGACTCGCATAATAATTTCCTCAAAACATGCACATTTCCTTGTTTTTAGTGCAGATGTTCTCATTAGAAGACACATCAGCTGGAATTATTCTCCCTAATATTCtgtttaaaatatgtatttcaaAAACAATGATCTCAAATAATGACATTATAGCATTATCCCTGTGCTTTGTGGATTAATGCTTACATGTTGCTCACCAAATTACTACAAATGTCTTTAGGCCTTGCAAACAAGTTGAAGGCATTATCTGTCATTTGAAATTCATATCATTTCCCAGGAAAAGCATATTAGAAACCCTTACTTTTAGTTATGTGTTGCTCTTCAGTTAACTTAGTGTTAAATGACCTTTCTGGCAACAAaggaatgtattattatttgtttgctCATTGACCCTGGaacagaaacacagaaaagatcaAATCATTATAGAGAGATAAAGGGtatttctcaatcgcgagtaaagctgctccagagccactatttcaagcatactacgtcatcgagtgccgccgaagtactgttccaatgtccagcatacttggaaatctaccgagcccggcgtacttcgtttgtagacatttcgaggctgcacatgtgtagacgccgcggtcttaaaatccccacaatgctttgtgcacggaccaatttccccaaatctgtggcggaaaatgtaaggcggggcctctcatatactgcacacttgctagcctgttccacactttgttttccgaatgccaggaagtattcttgcctcgcttctgaagcaagacgctcggaagacatgtgctaccaagcaagcgtactcgagattgagaaacacccaaagTCTGCCCTTATCTCCCTATTTATCAAGACTACTCAGCATTTCCTGTGTATCAGATATCACTCTGCTTTCCGTTAGATTTCACATAGAATCAATCGTGCTCAACATTGTTCTTATCCTCCTGTCACTGCCTGCATAACTCACATTACCCATATTTGATTATGTCCCAGCACGCATTGCACACACGGACAGGGTGGTATATTGATTTGtttgtttatgtttgtttgcaacttatatatcaatattccaattacttgcaTATGgactatttctattctatttaatttacttgcactattatctgttatattgtgttgcactgttggaggagcctgtgacctaagattttcattgtcataactacactgtagctatatgTACGAATGAGAGTAAAAGCCTTGCATCTTGatattatataaatattatGATTTGAGACTGTATATCATCATAGATTTAggattttaataataataatctcttTTTGGTTTTAAAGGCTGCATTATAGTAACGTTTATGTTGTATTATGTCTTTGCTCACCTCCACTTAAATCCACATTACTGATTTATTTATACAAATATTTGCATTGTATTAATATTTTTAAGAAAGCATATTCAAGCCTACGATATTGTCGCAATATGGATATCAAGGTATTTCTGATACTTTATATCGCCCAGCCCTATTGTACTTTAATGTGGGCTATTGTTTTCTGATTCATCACAGCTAGTTCTAGGTGTGTTTGTTCCCTTTCCTTTCTTGTAAGATGTGCTTTTGTTACAAGGGAAACAGTATTTATTAAACAAGACTTTTCTTGCTTTCAGTGAATGGCACCACCGGAGAGAGCATGTCTCTCACTGTCGCAGAGAGGAAGCTCCTGGCTGAGGAGTGGTGTAAGAAAGCCAAGGGCAAGTAAGTGGCCACTCATCATCTTTATCTGGACATGTGTTGATATGTTGAGGGCCACGAAAAAGTGAAcagatttattttgtatgtgtgtgcatgtctctACAGAATGGATCATGTTGTTGTGCATGTCGGCTGCATGAGTCTTAAAGATTCCCAAGACCTGGTGAGTGGCTTTAATATGTGAACAAAAGACATGACACACAAGAGGAATAGTAAGTGTTTCATGAAGTATGATTACTAATTATTATCAGACAAGCGTGGTCCCACTGAGGCTCTTAAATGAATGAAGGAAGGAAGTATCACATTGCATTAAAGGCAAGTCTTGTTTAAAAACTAAGTTTAGTTAATATAAGATTATTTCCTCTTTAAATGCCATATTGACAATTCTACCTTCTGGCTTTTTGCTtttttgaaagcaatgttttTCCTGCGGGTATTTACAGTTTGATGAATGGGAGTGTTAGAAACTTTTCCGACTTTTGCTACTCTCTCAATTGTAATTCTATAGCTTACATGCAAAGCGCAGATCACCAAAAAATGCAAAAATGCTTGATGTTACGGCACTAACAAATAGCAATGCAGTTCCCACTCCTCTGATTTCACAGCCATAGTGATGATTTAATATGTTTTAATGTTGGATGTGATTTCCTTCAGCCTGCGTTGGCAGCTTAGTTCAGAAAGTATTTACATAATGTGTAAGTGAAGACGGTGAGGGTGATATACAAGTATATATCACTTTCCTGATAAATACACAAATGTTTCCCATGTTTTGTTCCTTCTTTAATCTAGAAAATGCTTGTGGTCTTGGAAGTATTGAGCTGTGTCAGTGGGATTGAATGCCCCATTAAAGGAATAGTTCGGCATTTAAGGAATTGCACCATTTTACGAGTGACTTTTTTTGTGACTATTTATTGACTCTGAGCAGATGGTGGGTACCCAGAGGCTTTAGTAGTAAAAACGACTTCTTTAAACAAATTGTCAGCTTGAATTACTGCATGACTAGAACTTGGTACACTGGATTTCTTTTTACAAAGGCAACTAAACTATCTATACATCAAAAAACAGCAGTAAAGGTTTACTGTTCAAACTATAATTTGTAATGTATTCAACGTACTGTAGCATGAACTACAAATTGCCTTTGTTTTCATTTCTCAATGTTCATGCTCCCTGCAGGCTCTCCATGCAGCACAGATCAAGGCAGATTCGATTGCAGTCATTTCCCCCTCCTTCTTCAAGCCCAACAATGCCCGTATGTAATAGTTTTTGTGGGAAAAGCATGTATTTCCACTTCTTGAAATGCAAATGTGTGCCGCTTAACACCCACTTTTACGTTTCATTTACATGTCAACACTCTACCTGTCTATCTCAGTAAAATATGACCGTTATTTGCCCTCTCATCCTACAGATGCTTTGAGGTCTTACCTCAAGGCAGTGGCTTCAGCTGCCCCAAATCTGCCTTTCTACTATTATCACATCCCGTCTATCACCGGAGTTAATGGTTAGTGCCATTGATTATGCCGTTTTAGAAATGGAAGAATTCTGCATCCCTAACTATGGCAAAAGCACATTGAATGTCAGAGCGTGTTTGATGACAGCAAggccttttttctctcttttctcaGTGCTGGTGAGAGATCTGTTGGTCGGCATTGAGGAGCAGATTCCCTCCTTCAGAGGTGTGAAGTTCAGCGGCATTGACCTGATGGACTTCGGCCTGTGTTTCAGCCTCATGAAGCCTAACTGGTCTCTCCTCTACGGCGTGGACGAGGTCAGCTTTTATTCCGCCACATCTGTTGAGATCCATCGGTAGCCGCTAATCATGCAATGTGACGTTTTATGACTCCACAGTAGAGCCAGCCTGAATATCAATATCTCTCATGTTGTTATAGCAAATGCTTTCGGGTCTGGTTTTGGGAGCCGACGGAGCAGTTGGAAGGTCAGTGTGTGATcctgcatgcagtttgtctcCTTTTGTTTTTTCCTGCTTAACAGTTATACATTTAAACTGGTTTCATTTCTCTGCCCGCAGCACATATAACTATGTAGGATGCCAATTCAACAAGCTGTTATCAGCATTTGAGAAAGGCGAACTTGTCGAAGCCAGGACAATACAGGTACCATCCATCTCCATGCTGTTGCTCCCAATTCTCATT is a genomic window of Pseudochaenichthys georgianus chromosome 4, fPseGeo1.2, whole genome shotgun sequence containing:
- the npl gene encoding N-acetylneuraminate lyase → MAIMASSSEKLLTGLVAATFTPLTEEGEINIKEIGPYVDYLTERQGVTKIFVNGTTGESMSLTVAERKLLAEEWCKKAKGKMDHVVVHVGCMSLKDSQDLALHAAQIKADSIAVISPSFFKPNNAHALRSYLKAVASAAPNLPFYYYHIPSITGVNVLVRDLLVGIEEQIPSFRGVKFSGIDLMDFGLCFSLMKPNWSLLYGVDEQMLSGLVLGADGAVGSTYNYVGCQFNKLLSAFEKGELVEARTIQFKLQDFLGSAMKLGFDVGVNKQLMVEVSGLSLGPPPTPVDAVSS